The following are from one region of the Moritella sp. 24 genome:
- a CDS encoding phosphotransferase encodes MISPPDFVVHFSPVLFSLQPVSGGLSNHNYRLDFQKQGLDHRYFVRQFSATYNDMDNDVKHECAAQIQAANVGIAPNIIAQYEQGIICDWIAGKHWELIEQTEGCNIEKLAQLVANLHQQPVPEYHLDMTVRLQHYYQQLLPEFKTTALEQQLQLVVDLIEHKLARNRHGFCHHDMNPLNFIINEQAKLYLLDWEFAAAGHCDFDITTLFQTFAWQHPQKVLFLKYYNHYHSGAKVTLSQLDVMDVVVEMMTLLWCIVMYQQDRDSTYLTLWQQSDCAIKDKINRLRKDSKWDQ; translated from the coding sequence ATGATAAGTCCCCCTGATTTTGTTGTACATTTTAGTCCTGTGTTATTTTCTTTACAGCCTGTTTCAGGTGGATTGAGTAATCATAATTATCGTTTGGATTTCCAAAAACAAGGATTAGACCATCGTTATTTTGTTAGGCAGTTTTCTGCGACTTACAATGACATGGATAATGATGTTAAGCACGAATGTGCAGCGCAAATACAAGCGGCGAATGTCGGTATCGCACCAAATATTATTGCGCAATATGAACAAGGCATTATTTGCGATTGGATAGCGGGTAAGCATTGGGAGCTAATAGAACAAACTGAAGGCTGTAATATTGAGAAACTCGCCCAACTTGTGGCAAACCTTCATCAACAACCTGTACCTGAGTATCACCTTGATATGACTGTACGGTTGCAGCATTATTATCAGCAATTATTACCAGAATTTAAAACGACGGCGCTTGAGCAACAACTGCAACTTGTTGTCGATTTAATCGAGCATAAATTAGCGCGTAATAGACATGGCTTTTGCCACCATGATATGAACCCGTTGAATTTTATTATCAATGAACAAGCTAAATTATATTTGCTGGATTGGGAGTTTGCAGCGGCAGGGCATTGTGATTTTGACATTACGACCCTATTTCAGACGTTCGCTTGGCAGCATCCACAGAAGGTATTGTTTTTAAAATATTACAATCATTATCATTCCGGCGCTAAAGTCACCTTATCACAATTAGATGTGATGGATGTTGTGGTTGAGATGATGACATTATTGTGGTGTATTGTTATGTACCAGCAAGATAGAGACAGCACCTATCTGACGTTGTGGCAGCAATCTGACTGTGCCATTAAAGACAAAATTAATCGATTGAGGAAGGATTCAAAGTGGGACCAATAG
- a CDS encoding penicillin-binding protein activator LpoB, with translation MKWILTLIYISSALFVTGCTSQAKPERQLLSAPLEAIIEHPLTTKVRELSWQLLQQPYFVQGSFEHGEALFITHPDTASVLPTTSNELQRASAETLDRLGWFDIQTLTEIESQSHLERIMYGYSLVINVDPVSRELNKHMLTIELINNRFKTVEAHVNSIVSL, from the coding sequence ATGAAATGGATACTCACACTGATTTATATATCGAGTGCGCTATTTGTCACGGGTTGTACATCACAAGCAAAACCTGAGCGACAGTTATTATCAGCCCCTCTCGAGGCTATTATTGAGCATCCTCTCACGACTAAAGTGAGAGAGTTAAGTTGGCAATTATTACAACAACCCTATTTTGTTCAAGGTAGTTTTGAACATGGGGAAGCGTTATTTATAACTCACCCTGATACTGCCTCAGTGCTGCCTACGACATCGAATGAGTTACAACGAGCAAGCGCAGAAACATTGGATCGTTTAGGTTGGTTTGATATTCAAACGTTAACAGAAATTGAGTCCCAATCACATCTAGAGCGTATTATGTATGGGTATTCGCTGGTGATTAATGTAGATCCTGTTAGCCGAGAGCTAAATAAACATATGTTAACGATAGAATTGATAAATAATCGTTTTAAAACGGTTGAAGCCCACGTGAATAGTATCGTTTCTTTATGA
- the hinT gene encoding purine nucleoside phosphoramidase: MAEETIFRKIIDKEIPADILYQDELVTAFRDISPKASTHVLIIPNKLIPTTNDVQEEDELALGRLFTVARKIAEQEGIAENGYRLIVNCNKHGGQEVYHLHMHLVGGEQLGVMVTTY; this comes from the coding sequence AAGAAACGATTTTTCGTAAGATTATAGATAAAGAGATCCCTGCTGATATTCTTTATCAAGATGAATTAGTGACTGCATTTCGTGATATTAGTCCAAAAGCATCAACGCATGTTTTAATTATTCCGAATAAGTTGATTCCAACGACGAATGACGTACAGGAAGAAGATGAACTTGCACTTGGACGTTTGTTCACAGTGGCAAGAAAAATTGCTGAACAAGAGGGCATCGCTGAAAATGGTTATCGCTTGATTGTGAATTGTAATAAACATGGCGGACAAGAAGTATATCATTTACATATGCATCTTGTTGGTGGTGAGCAATTAGGTGTGATGGTTACAACATACTAG